From the Marinobacter sp. es.048 genome, the window TACAAAGTCCCGGAGGGTGGTTCCGCCCATCAGGATGGCGGCGCTGAGCGTTTCCCGGATGGCTTCGGCCAGCCTGTGATAGCGGTCGAGGCTGATTCGTCCGGCTTTGCGTCTTGGGTGGATGCCGGATTTGAACAGGGCTTCATTGGCGTAGATGTTACCAACCCCGACCACCACGTGATTGTCCATGATGAACGATTTCACCGGTGTGTTTTTGCCCCGGGAGAGCCGGAACAGGAACGCGCCATTGAATTCGGAGGCCAGGGGTTCGGGGCCAAGATGGCTGATCAGCGGGTGTTCATTGGCCGAGTCGGCCCAGAGCCAGCAGCCAAACCGGCGGGGATCATTGAATCGGAGAATGACGCCAGACTGTAACGCCAGGTCGATATGGTCATGGGTCAGTGGTGGCGTGCTGTCGGTGATAATTCGCAGGCTGCCGGACATGCCGAGGTGAACAATCACCGTGCCCTGGTCCATGTTAAGGAACAAATACTTGGCCCGTCGGTCTATACTTCTTATGACCTGACTTTCCAGTTTCTCGCCAAGATCCGTCGGAACAGGCCAGCGCAGGCTACCGTTGCGCACGGTCACGCGGGCTATGGTTTCGCCCTCGCAGTGAGGGGCGATGCCACGGCGGGTGGTTTCTACTTCGGGCAGTTCGGGCACGGGTGGGAATCTCCGATGGAAAACGAGTAAGTGTAATCAGTAACAATTTTGCATCCAAATGCTGTTGTTGTGGCTTACAGCTGTACGCTAAAGTTGTGAAGTTGGCCTCGCGCCAAAGATAATGATTTCGAGGATTTGCTATGTGGTTTAATGGTCTTCTTGACCTGTCGTGGATGCAGCTCATTCTGGTAACACTTGGAATGACCCATGTCACGATTGTTAGTGTAACGCTCTACCTGCACCGCCATTCGGCGCACAATTCGCTGGATTTGCATCCGGCTCTGAAACACTTCTTCCGGTTCTGGCTCTGGTTGACCACCGCGCAGAACACCAAGGAGTGGACGGCCATCCACCGTAAACATCACGCCAAATGCGAAACCGAGGAAGATCCCCACAGCCCGGTGGTGTTGGGTATTC encodes:
- the mutM gene encoding bifunctional DNA-formamidopyrimidine glycosylase/DNA-(apurinic or apyrimidinic site) lyase, which encodes MPELPEVETTRRGIAPHCEGETIARVTVRNGSLRWPVPTDLGEKLESQVIRSIDRRAKYLFLNMDQGTVIVHLGMSGSLRIITDSTPPLTHDHIDLALQSGVILRFNDPRRFGCWLWADSANEHPLISHLGPEPLASEFNGAFLFRLSRGKNTPVKSFIMDNHVVVGVGNIYANEALFKSGIHPRRKAGRISLDRYHRLAEAIRETLSAAILMGGTTLRDFVNSDGEPGYFAQSLLVYGRGGQPCKECGTPLKEIRMNNRSTVYCPRCQR